TGTGATAATACCCCGCGAGACCGAGGAAACCACGTACCTCCTTGACGGTGGTTGGTGTTGGCCATTTTGCTACTGCCGCAACGTTTTTATGGTCAGTGCGGACTCCATCTCCACTGATTTCATGCCCCAAGTACAGCAGACTGGGCCTGGCAAAGGTGCACTTGCTCATCTTGATCTTCAGCTGGTGCTTGTCGAGTAGCTGGAACACTTCTCTCAGACGCTCACAGTGTTGCTTCAATGTGGCGCTATGCACTAGGATGTTGTCAATAAAGACCAGTACTCCCTTGCGGTTCACTGGAGCCAACACTATGTTCATTCCTCCTTGGAAAGTTGCCGGTCCCCCCGTAAGACCGTACGCCAAAACCTTGAACTCAAAGTGGCCATGGTGGGTCTTGAAAGCGGTCTTGTGTTCATCCTCAGGCTTCATAcgaatctgatgatatccggccCGAAGATCTAGACTGGTGAACAGCGTGGAACCAGCCAGCTCGTCCAGTAGCTCGTCGATGACAGGCAGAGGATAGCGGTCCTTAACTGTCACCGCATTGAGTTGTCGGTAGTCCACGCAGAAACGCCAAGACAAATCCTTCTTCTGAACGAGCAGCACTGGTGAAGCAAAGGGGCTGGAGCTGGGCGTGATGATACCTTGGGCAAGCATGTCTGCAACCTGTTTCTCAATCTCATCTTTCTGGGCCGGGCTGTATCGATATGGGCGCACGTTGACAGGTTTCGCCCCGGGCAGGAGAGGAATTGTGTGATCGAAAGAGCGCTGTGGTGGTAGTCCTTTAGGTTCCTCAAACAGGTGTCCAAACTCGCTGATCAGGGCCTCAACTTCAGCAGGCACCGGCACTTCGGTGATGATTGGCTCCCCTTGCTCTGCAGCGTACAACTGAACCATGCGCGCGACACCCGAGCGCTGCAACAACTCAGTGAGCTCGTCGCTTGATAGCTGGTGGCACTGGCTGATATTCGCTCGAGCACCTTGGAGGTGGACCGTGTCGCCCTTGTAGTCAAAGTCCATCGTCTTCTCGAGCCAATGCACCTTCATTGGGCTATGCTGTGCAAGCCAGTCGATGCCAAGGATGACGTCGTAGCAACCCAACGGAAGCACCTTAAGGTTGGTGTCGAAGGTGACCCCGTGGGTTTGCCATGGGCACGCCGGCAGCTCCTGATCACATCGCATGACGCCTCCGTTGGCCACGCGCACCGTCAGAGGATGCTTGGCCTTGACCACGCCTTGCAGTTGTGTGGCGAGCGACTCACAGATGAAACTGTGGGACGAGCCAGAGTCGACGAGCATCAAAACCTCGCGCCCTTGCACCCAGCCGTGGAGACGCATGGTGGTGGGGGATTCCCCTCCGTCGAGTGCCTCCTTGGAGATGACGCAGCAGTCCGCGCTCCGATCGCTGACTGCGTCGTCACGCGCGCTTGGTTCACTGATGTCCACCGATTCGCTGTGCATCATGGCGAGAAGCTCCTCAACCACGTGCAGCTGGACGGTTGGCCCACAGCGATGATCGCGCCCCCAGCGCTCGCCACAGGTGAAACAGAGCCCGCGGGCGCGTCGGTACGCACGGAGGGCTGCAATCTTGTCTTCTGTTGGTTGAGGGTGCGACGATCCGCGCTGCGCCCCTCCATTGGTAGCGCTGGCTTGGTTGGCGCAGCTGCTGGTGGCGGTGGCAGAGGAAGGGCTGTGCGTGGCACTCCTCGGAACGTAGCCGGTGCCGAGTGCCGACGATCCTCCCTCCTATCTTCTTTGCGCATAGCTTCCAGCACTTCCTCCTGTAAACAAGCAAGATCGACGGCAGTATCGAGAGTCTTGGGTCGATGTAAAACTACAGCAGCACGTATATCTTTCAGTAACCCATCAATAAAATGCGTAATGAAATAAGATGGCTCCCACGATTCATGATGGGCCACTAAATTGTGCATGAGCTGGGTGAACTTCTCTGCATATTCAGTCACGGAACCACTCTGCTGCAGACGATTGAATTGTCGCAACAGAGACTGGAATTCCTCTCTCCCAAACTGTGCACACACTGCCTCTGCAAATGCACCCCAATCTGTATAGATAAGGTGCGCCCTGGTGGACTGCAACCAAGACAGTGCCCCCTCAATGAAATACATCGCGGCACAACTCACCCAAGTGTCAGGACTAAGTGTACAGACTCTGAAATACGCCTCACATTTCAGACGCCATGCTCGTGGACCATCGCCATCGAACAGAGGAAATTCAAAACGTGGGGGAGGTGGAAATCGGCTGAATCCGAACTGACGCTCTCCCATAAACGAACTCTCTGCAGCAAAAGGGTGGAAATCGGCCATACCCGTGACCGGAGGTGCCCGCGGGGTCCGTTCCCCCGGCGACAACCCCCGGTGATCTTGAGTCCTGCTGTGGCCAACGGGCCCGTGGACGTCGCCACTGCGAGGCAAGAGGCGCTCGCTGGGTTGAGGAAGACGCGCGTCCGCGATCGGGGAAGGCTTGAGCGGCGGTGCGGTTGACGACGGAAGAAGTGGAGGCAGATCCGTGAGACGAATCGGATCAAGCACCGGCGCGGTTTCCGGCCGCACCTCCTTGAGCAGCTGTCGCAGTTCGCCCACCTCCGAACGCAGGTCCTCGACCGAGCGCTCGACGGCTGGTCGCCACCCTTGGAGCTCGAGGACGATGGGGTGGATCTCGCCGATCTGGGACGATATGCCGCTGATCGCCGCCGTCAGATCGGCCAGGGCCTTGTTGGTCTCCTCCATGGCGATGGTCTTGCCGCGACGGGTTTGGATGATCGAAGGAAATCGACCGGCCAGGGTTGAGGTGGTGGGTGGAAAGGCTGCTGATACCAATTGTTACGCTCCCACTAGTTAATTTAACTCAATCACAGGCGGAGTACAGAGGAATTGGAGGTTTTCGATCTAGGGTTCATGggatacaaggaagaaaggggatcgagagagagagagagccgcCGCCGCCAGTGTCTCGTTTCTGCCTGCCTCTGTCCGGTTCCCCTGCTGGCCTAAGTAGCTAGGTCGTCCATTCTGGGCCTCCGTACTGCTTGCTGGGCTTGCGGGCTCGTCCGTTCTTCTCTTGGGCCTGACCGCTGGTGTGGGCTGGTGCGGTAAGGGCTGTAGGCTGGGTCGTAACAGGTGCTATGCCAGCACTTCGATGGCTATATCTTAACTGGATGGCACGTCATGTTCCATTCAGGAATAGTGACAGCTCCGACATGGGCTTCGAGCATCTTTTAAGCCTTGCTGACTTCCGGGTCGAAATTAATTGTGATTGTGCAACTGTGGACGAGGTGGAGACTGTGGAAGGTTTCATAGAAAAAGCAATCGCTTTGCATCCCAACCGTCACAATGTTCAGCTCCGTCTCAGTAGAGAATGTGAATATGCGATTATAACTATCGAGGAGAGGGCAGAGAAGGAATATAACAAGAAATTGCAGGAGACATGGGCAGAGGAAAGGCGTAGGAGAGCAGGTGACGGGTTGTAAGAGGTATACATCTTGGCCCGCTGGTTACTTCATTCCTTTGTACTGCATCCTGTGATTTACTGATCTGCCCCTCTTTTCCTCTGCAGCAGCGAGAAGAGCAAGTGGTGTGAGCTACCGTATTTATGTATTGCCATGTGTTGTAGCTAGAACCTTTTTGTTACATTGTGTGTTTGTAATAGGGTAATTTGGTTGGTGCATCAGGTTTTTTGTCCCATAGTTGGTATTCGAGTACGACTGCAGACAGTGGGTTTTCCTGATGCGCGTCGAACCCATAACCTACTTTCTTCTTCTGTTCACAGGCTTGTTGTTGTTTCCTCTTTTCAAGTTGATCTTGCCTGTATCTGGATGATTTGAACTATTTATTTGCATCTTATAAGTTGGTATTTGGAAAAGGCAGGGTTTTTATGTTTCAGCAGTCAACATAAGTGAACCGGCTGTAGTTGCCTGGAAATGGGGCTGGTTCAAATCTCTGAATTTCAGGAGCAACGTGGTCAACAGCTTCAGTTTGGTTGCAGCATATTGCGGTATACTAGCTGAACTGTCTGAAGTTGGTGTATATATGGATGCTACATTGATATTTGATTGGTAGCTGGGAAGGCCGGGGGACGGTTCTGGTAGTCCTGATAATGGTGAATGTGAATTGCCCGGAGAGTGGCAACTAAAGCAATACTGTTGCCTGCCGCAGTGGCAACTAAAGCAGCAGTACCTGTGGATAAACATGAACGTTTCGGTATGAGGCCGATGAATTTTTCAAGTACCTGATCGCAGGACGGGAGAGCCTTTTTTGGCCTGCCTTTGTTCTCCTGCAACACAGGCTAAGCCTGATGAAGAGAAGCAGTCATGAAGAGAGAAAAACAGTAGTGTAAGTTGTAACTGGAGCTCAAGTTATAGCCAAGCTGGCGTTTACTCTGAGTCCTTATAGAAtgctgtttttttttgtttttttttttgcggatGGATAGAATGCTGTTTCTAGGCAAGGACTGAACATAACGGCAGCAGGCCTAAACGGGACTGGATTTTCTTCAGTTTTGCAGAAACAGAGGCAGCCCTTCCCTCCTTCCTGCAAGGTTTGATTCAAAACAGAGTCTTCAGCCTGCTAGCTACATACAGTGAGACAATATGTAAACAGAGTCTTCATATAGTGAGACAATATGGAAAAGGAGTGTGAGTGAGAACTGAGAagtagtactagtcaatgtgAAAACCATTTTTTTTCCCGTGATGATAAACTCTGGAATGTATCTGAAATTTAAACTTGAACTGAACATTGTTTTTACGGTGGTTTTGGTAGTGTTTCGTTTCCTTATTTAAGTAGCATCTACTGTATCATTATTAACCTTTTTTCTAAATTACATTAAGTACTCGTTAATGTAAAAAATATATACAGATTTTGAGCGTTGATAAGCCCTGGGCCATGGTCTGTAAAGGTACACTTAAACTGAACATAGGTAACGGTAGTCTCAGACATTCGGTAGCATTTCGTTTCCTGGTTTGATTAGCATCTACTGTGGCATTCAAATTGTTCCCATTATAAGGGCCAAGTTAAACGTTtcctttggaggagaagaagcgagagaAACCTGGAGATATGGTAAGGATGCATCTGCCAATAGGGATGCAAACAAGACTAATGACCTCAGAGCAGAGCACCCATCATTGCCAAGCTTGCACCAAGAAGATCGAGAAAGAGCGCGGCTACGCGAACTGACACTGCAGCCACCATCTATGTTTGAGAAAAGCATCTACAGCTTCTACTTGTGTCCTTCATGGATTTTTTTTTTATTGCAACCAACGTCTTGTTTAGGATTTGTTTTTGCAACCAAGTTCTTGTTGTACATTTGTTTTTTGCAACAGAAGTGACATTGCAGAACTGGACGGCAGCCTTGCCGTCGCCAGTGGCGAGCGGAGGTTGTCTTCTTCATCACCCAGTAGCAGCAAGAGTGTGCCACGAGCTCCACTAGATGGTGGTGAGGGAGAGGATCGAAGCTGGCCCGTCCCCATGTTCGCGCCTCCGCCGGCGAACACCGGACCTTCGACCAGGTCGCCTTGCCGCCATCCCTTCCTTCCTTTTTTCCATCTATCTGTCTCCTGCCGCAGGAGCGCCATGCGTCGCTGCCGTCACGGGACCTCGGGATGAAGCTCGCTTCCAACCCCGCCGGACCGAGCCGAGCCGAGCCCCAGCCGCTCCCGGACCTCCCCGCCTCCTACCAGCGACATCCTCGTCCGATCCACATCTGTGTCGCCCTCCCAGCCACACGAGTCTCCGCCCCCGTCGCTCCCGGACGTCCCAGCCTCCTGCCCACACGCCATACTCGccggatccggcgagatccggATGGAATCCTAGCCGCACGAGTCTCTGTCTCTGCCAGCCGCACGAATCCTAGCTGAAGGTAAGCGTTTCCCTTTGTTATTAGGTGACCAGATGGTTTTTTTTAATAGAAAATCGAAGAGGAGGCCGTTCTTATGttcaaagaaaaaaaacaaagcGCGTGACTGGTTATCTTTCTGGGGTTTTCCTGGTGTCGGCCTTTTCTTTGGTTTTCCTTGGattagtgtgtgtgtgttttttttTCGTTCAAACTCGGGAGCTTTATTCAACTGAGGAACTCCTAGCATCATCAGCCAACAAACAGGCTAGTGAGCAGGAAAGAAGGTCTAGTGTCAGTCCAACTCTCGGTTGCCATCAGTGAGCATGCATGTTTAGCACAAAGATGGGCCGGTAAATtggctgacctgtttacatgttGAATACAAAAAGAAGTAAAGTTGGCAGCTAGCTCCCCAATTTCTACAAATAAAGATACCACAACAGAACCACTATTATGGCGAGATTTTCAGAGGTTCACAACCTCCAGGCAGTCTGTCTCCATAATCACATGTGAGAAACCGCGCAGTCTTGCAAAGATAACTCCATCTCTTAGCGCCAGCGTCTCACCAATGAACGGATCCATAACCCCATGATGAGGTTTGCTCCAAGCTCCCACCAAGCAAGTGTCAGAACGAGCAACTCCTCCTGCACCACACTGAGCCAAAACCAAACTCATTGCTGCATCTCTATTGATCTTCACCACCCCAGGATCCGGAGGCACCCAACCGTACCCCGGTAAAATAGCAGCAGCCGAACTCGGTATTTCCAAGACGGACAGGTCTTCCTTGATCCGCCGAACAGTCGTCAACGGGTCCAGTTTTTCTCCGTCATGCGTAATTCTGTTTCTAGAATGCCAGATCGCCCACATAACAGAAATCATCTGCGCCCTTTGAGTGTCCGTGAACTGTGGGTCAGACAGAATGTCACGAGCCCACGTGTCCGGGTGTAGCCATGGCCGACTCACACCCAACCAGGCATAAGCTTCTTCCCAGAACATCTTCGCATGAGTGCAATGCACTAAGGCGTGCATCAAGTCCTCATCCATTGCCAAACACACTTTGCATCTACCAAGTGGTTGTATATGTCTGTGCCGAAGGGTGCATTCATCTGGCAAAATCTTTCTAACAACTCGCCACCAGAATACGCGCACTTTAGGCAACACCTTGAGCCTCCATAGCCGCTTCCACATCTGTCCTTCATTCTGTGATGTGCTTGTAGCCGCCCCTTCCTCTAGAGCTGCACGCTCTTTGCGAGTCACGAGAGCACGGTACGCAGATTTGACAGAGTAGTTGCCATTAATTTCACGAGCCCAAGCTAGAAAATCCTCCCCGCCGCCATTACGAAGAGGTATATTTAGTATGGCCTCCGCTTCCGGGGGAATAAAAACATCCCGAATCAAGTCCCTCTTCCATGTCCAGTTCTCTTCATCTATAAGTTCACTCACCCAGGACAAAGTAGTGCCCCCCGGTATGACTGTCGGTTGAAGAGTTGACAATCCCGGAATCCATTTGTCTTCCCATATGGAGATGGTAGACCCCGTCCCCACACGCTTCACGAGTCCTTTCTGGAGAGCTTCACGGCCTGCAACAATAGCCCGCCATACAGCCGAAGACGAGCGCGACACCACTGCATCCATGAACTCTCCATCAGGAAAATAGCGACCTTTCATAACGCGGGCACACAGGGATCCCGGATTTGTAATGAACCTCCACCCATGCTTCCCAAGTAAAGCGAAGTTAAACAATGGTAGATCTCGGAAACCCATACCACCGTTAACCTTAGGGGATGCGAGACTGTCCCATGATATCCAGTGCATAGATCGTCTATCAAGGGAACCGCTCCACCAGAATTTTGCCATGCAAGACGTCAACTTTTTGCATACCTTCTTTGTCAACAGGAAGCAGCTCATACTGAAAGTAGGAATGGCCTGGATAACTGATTTTATAAGAATCTCTCTGCCCGCACAAGCTAGCAACCGTTCCGCCCATCCATTCATTTTGCTACGTGAGCTCTCCCCAATATGATCAAACGTACCACTAGTGATCCTCCCGACCGCGGTTGGGAGTCCCAAGTATCTGTCAGTGAAAGCTTCCACCAAAACGCCAAGATTTTGCTTAAGAGCTTCTCTTCTATTAGCAGGCGTGTTAGGAGAAAAGAACACAGCACTCTTCGCGCGATTGACTGACTGTCCCGAGCAAGAAGCATAGATGAGTAAAATTCTATTCAGTCTATCCGCACTATCTGTTGGTGCGCTGATAAAGACTAAGCAATCATCGGCGAACAAAAGATGGTTGACCCACGGAGCTCTGTACGACACGTGTATGCCTCTGTCAATATGGCCTCCTCCATAAAACTTTAGTAAAGATGTTAGACCTTCCGCACAGAGCAGGAACAAGAAGGGCGACACTGGGTCCCCCTGCCGAAATCCCCTTGAGGGGGTGAAAAAAGGCATCAACTCGCCATTAACACGAACAGTGTATCTCACCGATGAAACACACTTCATAATCAACCGCACAAAAGTTGCACTGAAGCCAAGTTTCAACATGATTGCTTCCAAATAATGCCACTCCACTCGATCATAAGCCTTCATCATGTCTAACTTAACTACACACGAGTAattttcccccttctttcttctcctcATCGCATGTACACTTTCAAAAGCCACAAGTACGTTATCCGTGATGAGGCGACCGGGAACAAACGCACTC
This sequence is a window from Aegilops tauschii subsp. strangulata cultivar AL8/78 chromosome 7, Aet v6.0, whole genome shotgun sequence. Protein-coding genes within it:
- the LOC141028099 gene encoding uncharacterized protein, encoding MEETNKALADLTAAISGISSQIGEIHPIVLELQGWRPAVERSVEDLRSEVGELRQLLKEVRPETAPVLDPIRLTDLPPLLPSSTAPPLKPSPIADARLPQPSERLLPRSGDVHGPVGHSRTQDHRGLSPGERTPRAPPVTGMADFHPFAAESSFMGERQFGFSRFPPPPRFEFPLFDGDGPRAWRLKCEAYFRVCTLSPDTWVSCAAMYFIEGALSWLQSTRAHLIYTDWGAFAEAVCAQFGREEFQSLLRQFNRLQQSGSVTEYAEKFTQLMHNLVAHHESWEPSYFITHFIDGLLKDIRAAVVLHRPKTLDTAVDLACLQEEVLEAMRKEDRREDRRHSAPATFRGVPRTALPLPPPPAAAPTKPALPMEGRSADRRTLNQQKTRLQPSVRTDAPAGSVSPVASAGGAIIAVGQPSSCTWLRSFSP